A section of the Acanthochromis polyacanthus isolate Apoly-LR-REF ecotype Palm Island chromosome 1, KAUST_Apoly_ChrSc, whole genome shotgun sequence genome encodes:
- the lgals3b gene encoding galectin-3b isoform X1, protein MNLNLSDALDEKPAWPNQPSGNSMWSGENPSGPRGSGSNPAPVWQGGSGSNPAPVWPEGSGSNPAPVWQGGSGSNPAPVWPEGSGSNPAPVWQGGSNPGPVWPGGSAAPQPSAPGGWPHPSPGPGPGQNLTVPYNQMLPNGVFDKLLITVAGTVKPNADKFTLDFNTSVGDLAFHFNPRFNDQGKKAIVRNSCIGKKWGKEEREMPNFPFVQGQPFEIKILCTNTAFKVAVNNSHLLEYRHRIMDLRNINRLNIYNDITLSNFKMETLP, encoded by the exons atgaatttaaat CTTAGCGACGCTTTAGACGAAAAGCCCGCCTGGCCAA atcaaccttctggcAACTCCATGTGGTCGGGAGAGAATCCATCCGGTCCCAGAGGGAGTGGAAGTAACCCCGCCCCCGTCTGGCAGGGAGGGAGTGGAAGTAACCCCGCCCCCGTCTGGCCAGAAGGGAGTGGAAGTAACCCCGCCCCCGTCTGGCAGGGAGGGAGTGGAAGTAACCCCGCCCCCGTCTGGCCGGAAGGGAGTGGAAGTAACCCCGCCCCCGTCTGGCAGGGAGGAAGTAACCCCGGCCCAGTCTGGCCGGGAGGGTCAGCCGCTCCTCAACCTTCTGCTCCTGGAGGTTGGCCCCATCCTTCTCcaggacctggacctggacagAATCTG ACAGTTCCCTATAATCAGATGCTGCCAAATGGAGTTTTCGACAAACTGCTCATCACCGTCGCTGGAACAGTCAAGCCCAACGCTGACAA GTTCACACTGGACTTTAATACATCAGTCGGTGACCTAGCCTTCCACTTCAACCCGCGCTTCAACGATCAAGGCAAGAAGGCGATTGTTAGGAATTCTTGCATCGGTAAGAAGTGGggcaaagaggagagagagatgcCAAACTTTCCCTTCGTTCAGGGTCAACCTTTTGAG ATAAAGATCTTGTGCACCAACACAGCATTCAAGGTGGCCGTCAACAACAGTCACCTGCTGGAGTACAGACACCGGATCATGGACCTGAGAAACATCAACAGACTCAACATCTACAACGACATCACTCTGTCCAACTTCAAGATGGAGACCCTTCCCTGA
- the lgals3b gene encoding galectin-3b isoform X2, translating to MWSGENPSGPRGSGSNPAPVWQGGSGSNPAPVWPEGSGSNPAPVWQGGSGSNPAPVWPEGSGSNPAPVWQGGSNPGPVWPGGSAAPQPSAPGGWPHPSPGPGPGQNLTVPYNQMLPNGVFDKLLITVAGTVKPNADKFTLDFNTSVGDLAFHFNPRFNDQGKKAIVRNSCIGKKWGKEEREMPNFPFVQGQPFEIKILCTNTAFKVAVNNSHLLEYRHRIMDLRNINRLNIYNDITLSNFKMETLP from the exons ATGTGGTCGGGAGAGAATCCATCCGGTCCCAGAGGGAGTGGAAGTAACCCCGCCCCCGTCTGGCAGGGAGGGAGTGGAAGTAACCCCGCCCCCGTCTGGCCAGAAGGGAGTGGAAGTAACCCCGCCCCCGTCTGGCAGGGAGGGAGTGGAAGTAACCCCGCCCCCGTCTGGCCGGAAGGGAGTGGAAGTAACCCCGCCCCCGTCTGGCAGGGAGGAAGTAACCCCGGCCCAGTCTGGCCGGGAGGGTCAGCCGCTCCTCAACCTTCTGCTCCTGGAGGTTGGCCCCATCCTTCTCcaggacctggacctggacagAATCTG ACAGTTCCCTATAATCAGATGCTGCCAAATGGAGTTTTCGACAAACTGCTCATCACCGTCGCTGGAACAGTCAAGCCCAACGCTGACAA GTTCACACTGGACTTTAATACATCAGTCGGTGACCTAGCCTTCCACTTCAACCCGCGCTTCAACGATCAAGGCAAGAAGGCGATTGTTAGGAATTCTTGCATCGGTAAGAAGTGGggcaaagaggagagagagatgcCAAACTTTCCCTTCGTTCAGGGTCAACCTTTTGAG ATAAAGATCTTGTGCACCAACACAGCATTCAAGGTGGCCGTCAACAACAGTCACCTGCTGGAGTACAGACACCGGATCATGGACCTGAGAAACATCAACAGACTCAACATCTACAACGACATCACTCTGTCCAACTTCAAGATGGAGACCCTTCCCTGA